A region from the Candidatus Melainabacteria bacterium RIFOXYA2_FULL_32_9 genome encodes:
- a CDS encoding anthranilate synthase component I: protein MIEIFPAKKELQKIISNSNNKYVIPIWCEIIADLETPVSAYYKVCKDKKYSFLLESVEGGESVGRYSFIGFDPLYILKSDLEETSIFNTLNKDTLMKADNPYDLLEKFLSSYSSVNYDIPYSPGVVGYFSYDTIRHIEPTLNKEFNKIEECHSFPEAYFMIAGSILAFDHVKHKIYVIVNALTDNKSDIDKIYENSQVKIESILSQLTVSHNLSPLNLTLEDTHQEISSNISKEEWINAINAAKEHIKAGDIFQAVLSQRFCVERNNVEPFTIYRALRSINPSPYLYYLDFNDFKIIGSSPEIMVKCSSDRIAEIRPIAGTKKRGKTQEQDLLLEEELLNDPKERAEHIMLVDLGRNDLGKVCEYGSVKVNRLMAVEKFSHVQHIVSDVTGKLREDLGSVDLVKACFPAGTVSGAPKVRAMEIIYNLEKSARGPYAGCIGCFGFNNEVNTAITIRTMLVRDNKVFIQAGAGIVADSDPELEYQETQNKAAALIQALSRLANEKCSKV, encoded by the coding sequence ATGATTGAAATATTTCCAGCAAAAAAAGAACTACAAAAAATAATATCAAATTCTAACAATAAATATGTCATTCCAATATGGTGCGAAATTATTGCCGATCTGGAAACTCCTGTTTCTGCGTATTATAAGGTTTGCAAAGATAAAAAATACAGTTTTCTTCTAGAATCAGTAGAAGGTGGGGAAAGTGTTGGGAGATATTCTTTTATAGGTTTTGACCCATTATATATTTTAAAGTCAGATCTTGAAGAGACAAGTATTTTTAATACATTAAACAAAGATACTTTAATGAAAGCAGATAATCCTTATGATCTGCTTGAAAAATTTCTTTCAAGTTACTCTTCAGTAAACTATGATATCCCTTATTCACCAGGAGTAGTAGGATATTTTAGCTATGACACTATCAGGCATATAGAACCTACTCTTAATAAAGAATTCAATAAAATCGAAGAATGCCATAGTTTCCCGGAAGCATATTTTATGATTGCAGGAAGCATATTAGCGTTTGATCACGTGAAACATAAAATATATGTTATAGTTAACGCACTTACGGATAACAAATCAGATATAGACAAGATTTATGAAAATTCGCAAGTAAAAATCGAATCAATACTCTCTCAGCTTACTGTTTCACATAATTTATCACCTTTAAACCTGACTTTAGAAGATACACATCAAGAGATTTCATCAAATATATCTAAAGAAGAATGGATTAATGCGATAAACGCAGCTAAAGAGCATATAAAAGCTGGTGATATTTTCCAGGCAGTACTATCACAACGTTTTTGCGTAGAAAGAAACAACGTTGAACCATTCACCATTTATCGTGCTCTAAGAAGCATTAACCCATCTCCATATTTATATTATCTTGATTTCAATGATTTTAAGATTATTGGATCTTCACCTGAAATAATGGTCAAATGTTCTAGCGACAGAATTGCTGAAATTAGACCAATTGCAGGAACTAAAAAACGTGGTAAAACTCAGGAACAAGATCTCTTACTTGAAGAAGAACTATTAAACGACCCAAAAGAAAGGGCTGAACATATTATGCTTGTGGACTTAGGCAGAAATGACCTGGGCAAAGTTTGCGAATATGGTTCAGTCAAAGTTAATCGATTAATGGCAGTAGAAAAATTCTCCCATGTACAACATATTGTAAGTGATGTTACCGGAAAACTCAGAGAAGACTTGGGTTCTGTAGATCTGGTAAAAGCTTGCTTCCCTGCCGGAACTGTCTCTGGTGCTCCAAAAGTTAGAGCAATGGAAATTATATATAACCTTGAAAAATCAGCCAGAGGTCCATATGCAGGATGCATAGGCTGTTTTGGTTTTAATAATGAAGTTAATACAGCTATTACAATAAGAACTATGCTTGTTAGAGACAACAAGGTGTTTATACAGGCAGGAGCAGGTATCGTTGCAGATTCTGATCCTGAATTGGAATATCAAGAAACTCAGAATAAAGCTGCTGCACTGATACAGGCACTTTCAAGACTTGCAAATGAAAAATGCTCGAAAGTTTAA
- a CDS encoding L-aspartate oxidase gives LAENGNKVLLVTKSTLRESNSRYAQGGIAGVLPENVLDSVDLHVQDTVKAGAGLTNVDVARYISKYSSEVIRDLFSYGVPFDKDASNEIALTLEAAHSVRRILHAGGDSTGKSIEVTLSDLVENNPNITIYQKTQAVDLLINSNNECNGVIVFNTENLEYEAIISSAVIIASGGAGQVYSTTTNPKIATGDGIALAYRANAVIQDMEFVQFHPTALTIIENDTRFLISESVRGEGAKLKNLDGELFTYKYDQRGDLAPRDIVTRAIFFELNKTNSSYVLLDTSLIDANKLQQRFPNIIRVCQENGINILNGSIPVSPAAHYIMGGIKISVTGKTTMPGLFAVGEASCASLHGANRLASNSLLECLVVSNELAKYLSDNDIGVISACDQRIDSLIEQYDKEYFSEKLDISSLTRQLKEIMWKKAGIIRNEQGLNDALRQIYSLKQEFNKEYKCSNVEEYEFRNLLIMAELIIKSALARRESRGAHYREDYPDADSRAYHSYVRKGDTIVQNDLSSTEIYN, from the coding sequence AACTTGCTGAAAATGGTAATAAGGTGTTACTTGTTACCAAGTCAACACTTAGAGAAAGCAATTCTCGCTATGCTCAAGGTGGAATTGCCGGTGTATTGCCTGAAAATGTTCTTGATTCCGTTGATCTTCATGTGCAGGATACTGTTAAGGCAGGAGCGGGATTAACTAATGTTGATGTTGCCAGATATATCTCAAAATATAGTTCAGAAGTAATTAGAGATTTATTTAGTTATGGTGTTCCTTTTGATAAAGATGCTAGCAATGAAATAGCTTTAACTCTGGAGGCAGCACACAGTGTCAGAAGAATTCTGCATGCCGGCGGTGATTCTACAGGTAAAAGCATTGAAGTAACTCTCTCAGATTTAGTGGAAAATAATCCTAATATCACTATTTATCAGAAAACTCAGGCTGTAGATCTGCTTATTAATTCTAATAATGAGTGTAATGGAGTTATAGTTTTTAATACAGAAAATCTTGAATATGAAGCAATAATCTCATCAGCCGTAATTATAGCATCAGGTGGTGCTGGACAGGTTTATAGTACTACTACTAATCCAAAAATAGCTACAGGTGATGGTATTGCACTTGCTTATAGAGCAAATGCAGTCATTCAGGATATGGAATTCGTTCAATTTCACCCAACTGCTCTTACCATAATCGAGAATGATACAAGATTCTTAATTTCTGAATCAGTAAGAGGTGAAGGAGCAAAACTTAAGAATCTGGATGGTGAATTATTTACCTATAAATATGATCAAAGAGGAGATCTTGCGCCGAGAGATATTGTGACAAGAGCAATTTTCTTTGAACTAAACAAGACAAATTCATCCTATGTTTTATTGGATACTTCATTAATTGATGCTAATAAATTACAGCAAAGATTTCCAAATATAATAAGAGTCTGTCAGGAAAATGGAATAAATATTTTAAACGGTAGTATTCCGGTTTCTCCAGCTGCTCACTATATTATGGGTGGTATAAAAATTTCAGTTACCGGAAAAACAACAATGCCTGGCCTTTTTGCAGTAGGTGAAGCAAGCTGTGCTTCATTACATGGCGCTAATAGATTAGCGAGTAATTCATTACTTGAATGCCTTGTTGTTTCAAATGAACTAGCAAAATATCTAAGTGATAACGATATTGGGGTTATATCTGCTTGTGATCAAAGGATTGATTCTTTGATAGAACAGTATGATAAAGAATATTTTTCAGAAAAGCTCGATATTTCTTCTTTAACCAGACAATTAAAAGAAATAATGTGGAAAAAAGCTGGTATTATCAGAAATGAGCAAGGATTAAATGATGCTTTAAGGCAAATATACAGTCTGAAGCAGGAATTTAATAAAGAATATAAATGTAGCAATGTTGAAGAGTACGAATTTAGAAATCTTCTAATAATGGCTGAGTTAATTATAAAATCTGCTCTGGCAAGAAGAGAAAGCAGAGGAGCTCATTACAGGGAAGATTATCCTGATGCCGATTCAAGAGCTTATCATAGTTATGTCAGAAAAGGAGATACAATAGTTCAAAATGACTTATCTTCCACCGAAATTTATAATTAA
- a CDS encoding ribosome small subunit-dependent GTPase A translates to MLIGDIIKIHSNFYYVRSDDIVFECKLREKLKKEKAEVFVGDSVRLTEVNTDSNQAAITEILERKNFIPRPSIANIDQIIVVAALHQPELDFIQLNRYIAQAKLYNIPAVICINKADIENKDHIKQQITSIYEPLEYKIIFTSAKTGMGIEDLKKVLEAKRSVLCGTSGVGKSSLLNKLHPGLSLKTKQVSAKTLRGTHATRHIELLDIPLENHKTAQVADTPGFSYLKFDNVLPAVIDQLFDEIGELSKDCYYSDCLHLTEDGCNILVNINKIALSRYESYKIFVNEALEYKEKLAYSGHKVEERFKTIDTRNKNKVKIVKLNTQAREKSRKTQKQKMNLISILENTYYNSEEDSQEQEN, encoded by the coding sequence ATGTTGATTGGAGACATAATAAAAATACATTCAAATTTCTATTACGTCAGGTCTGATGATATTGTTTTTGAGTGCAAACTCCGAGAAAAACTAAAAAAAGAGAAAGCAGAAGTTTTTGTCGGAGATTCAGTACGTCTTACTGAAGTTAACACTGACTCCAATCAAGCTGCAATCACAGAGATTCTGGAAAGAAAAAACTTTATTCCACGCCCATCAATAGCTAATATTGATCAAATAATTGTAGTAGCTGCTCTGCATCAACCAGAACTTGATTTTATTCAACTCAACAGGTATATTGCGCAGGCAAAGCTTTATAATATTCCAGCTGTAATATGCATAAATAAAGCAGATATTGAGAATAAAGACCATATTAAACAACAAATAACTTCTATATATGAACCTCTGGAATACAAGATTATCTTTACTTCGGCTAAAACAGGAATGGGTATAGAAGACCTTAAAAAAGTATTGGAAGCAAAAAGATCTGTACTATGCGGAACATCGGGAGTAGGAAAGTCAAGCTTATTAAATAAACTTCATCCGGGTTTAAGTTTAAAAACAAAGCAAGTAAGTGCAAAAACCCTAAGAGGAACTCACGCTACCAGACATATTGAACTTCTCGATATTCCTCTTGAAAACCATAAAACAGCTCAAGTTGCAGATACCCCTGGTTTTAGTTATCTTAAATTCGATAACGTACTTCCTGCTGTTATAGATCAGCTTTTTGATGAAATTGGAGAACTATCAAAAGACTGTTATTACAGTGATTGTCTGCATTTGACTGAAGATGGCTGTAATATTCTTGTGAATATAAACAAAATAGCATTATCACGCTATGAAAGTTACAAAATATTTGTAAATGAAGCCCTTGAATATAAAGAAAAATTAGCATATTCAGGACATAAAGTAGAAGAAAGATTTAAAACTATTGATACCCGAAACAAAAATAAGGTTAAAATAGTTAAATTAAATACTCAGGCAAGAGAGAAATCAAGAAAAACTCAAAAACAAAAAATGAACCTTATTTCAATTTTGGAAAATACATATTATAATAGTGAAGA
- a CDS encoding glucose-1-phosphate cytidylyltransferase — MTKVVILCGGQGTRLREETEYKPKPMVKIGEKPILWHIMKLYSHFNLYDFILCLGYKGEAIKEYFNNYEILANDFSVSIGSKQKRIFLTDCAETNWSVTLADTGLRAMTGTRIKRIEKYIDGSYFLATYGDAVADININELIEFHKKTGKIATLTGIRPPSKYGTLEIEGDSIINFNEKPRVSDYVNGGFFVFEREIFDLLSFSDDCVLENSPLEILAKENQLAIYKHEGFWQCMDTYRDFELLNSMHNSGDKPWMIWEKENEEYFLEK, encoded by the coding sequence ATGACTAAAGTAGTTATACTCTGTGGAGGACAAGGAACCAGACTTAGAGAAGAAACAGAATATAAACCTAAGCCAATGGTTAAAATTGGTGAAAAGCCAATTTTATGGCATATCATGAAACTTTATTCGCATTTCAATCTTTATGATTTCATACTGTGTCTTGGTTATAAAGGAGAAGCAATTAAAGAATATTTTAATAATTACGAAATTCTGGCCAACGATTTTTCTGTCAGCATTGGTTCTAAGCAAAAAAGAATTTTTTTAACAGACTGTGCAGAAACAAATTGGTCTGTCACTCTTGCCGATACCGGACTAAGAGCAATGACCGGAACAAGGATTAAACGAATAGAAAAATATATTGATGGAAGTTACTTTCTCGCTACATATGGAGATGCAGTAGCAGATATAAATATAAATGAATTGATTGAATTTCATAAAAAAACAGGGAAAATCGCAACACTTACAGGAATTAGGCCACCATCAAAATATGGAACCCTGGAAATAGAAGGAGATTCTATAATAAATTTCAACGAAAAACCTCGTGTTTCTGATTATGTAAATGGCGGTTTTTTCGTATTTGAAAGGGAAATATTTGATCTTCTGAGTTTTTCAGATGATTGTGTACTTGAAAATAGTCCATTAGAAATACTGGCCAAGGAAAACCAACTTGCAATATATAAGCACGAAGGCTTCTGGCAATGTATGGACACATATAGGGACTTTGAACTGCTTAATTCCATGCATAATTCCGGTGATAAACCTTGGATGATTTGGGAAAAAGAAAATGAAGAATACTTTTTGGAAAAATAG
- a CDS encoding endonuclease III, with product MLINIDKILELLETEKDKKSQFVSYMDKNRDPFKTIISCILSLRTKDETTYGATLRLFSLGSTPNDFLKLSEEEIQKAIYPVGFYRNKAKVILGICQDLLANYNGLVPDDIDELLKLKGVGRKTANLVVSKGYDKPAICVDTHVHRISNRLGYVKTKTPDETEMALREKLPVKYWLKINDLLVTHGQNTCKPIGPKCTICIIEPYCNKILF from the coding sequence ATGCTTATAAATATCGATAAAATACTTGAATTGCTGGAAACGGAGAAAGACAAAAAAAGCCAGTTTGTCTCGTATATGGATAAAAACAGAGATCCTTTTAAAACTATCATATCTTGCATCTTAAGTTTGAGAACAAAAGATGAAACTACTTACGGTGCAACATTAAGGCTTTTCAGTCTTGGCTCAACTCCTAATGATTTCTTGAAATTAAGTGAAGAAGAAATCCAGAAAGCCATTTATCCGGTTGGGTTTTATAGAAATAAAGCCAAAGTAATTCTGGGAATCTGCCAGGATTTATTAGCTAATTACAATGGACTGGTACCAGATGATATTGACGAATTATTAAAACTAAAAGGTGTTGGCAGAAAAACCGCAAATTTAGTTGTATCAAAAGGCTATGATAAACCTGCTATTTGTGTGGATACTCACGTACACAGAATCAGCAACAGACTTGGATATGTAAAAACTAAGACTCCGGATGAAACAGAAATGGCTTTAAGAGAAAAGCTGCCGGTAAAATATTGGTTAAAGATAAATGATTTACTGGTTACTCACGGACAAAACACCTGTAAACCCATCGGCCCCAAATGCACTATCTGTATCATTGAACCCTATTGCAATAAAATATTATTTTAG
- a CDS encoding DUF4438 domain-containing protein has product MIKINEDKLVQISVIGEISSPSMGSPYRITANGELKVFPGTGGITYNVRIGDNACGWQADHVEPGVTIKNSNESNNGALNILSCIGNTAKIVSGDAKGKTGYVVGKHGGCEHVLIDFDPEILDELAIGDKIQIKAQGVGLEFINHPEIKIFNISPDLLKKIQIKEKKGKTQKLQIPVTHLVPAKVMGSGIGKDNVNRGDYDIQLFDENVKKEYNLANLKLGDFVAVIDADNTYGRIYREGAVSIGVIVHSDCVIAGHGPGFMTVFTSKDGLIEPVIDKNANLLNYLYQD; this is encoded by the coding sequence ATGATTAAAATTAATGAGGATAAACTAGTACAAATATCTGTAATTGGAGAAATCAGCTCTCCTTCTATGGGCAGTCCATACAGAATTACAGCTAATGGGGAATTGAAAGTTTTTCCCGGAACCGGTGGAATAACCTATAACGTAAGAATTGGAGATAATGCTTGTGGATGGCAGGCAGATCACGTTGAACCGGGAGTCACTATTAAAAATTCTAATGAAAGTAATAATGGAGCATTAAATATATTATCTTGTATTGGAAATACAGCTAAAATAGTAAGCGGAGATGCAAAAGGTAAAACAGGTTATGTTGTAGGAAAACATGGCGGCTGTGAACACGTATTAATAGACTTTGATCCTGAAATTCTGGATGAGTTAGCAATAGGAGACAAGATCCAGATTAAAGCTCAAGGTGTAGGGCTTGAATTTATTAATCATCCAGAAATAAAAATTTTCAACATCTCCCCTGATCTTCTCAAAAAGATTCAAATTAAAGAGAAAAAAGGAAAGACGCAAAAACTCCAAATTCCTGTAACTCATTTAGTTCCAGCAAAAGTCATGGGATCAGGAATAGGAAAAGATAATGTTAATCGTGGTGATTATGATATTCAGCTATTTGATGAAAATGTTAAAAAAGAATATAATCTTGCCAATTTAAAACTTGGTGACTTTGTTGCAGTTATTGACGCTGATAATACATATGGCAGAATCTATAGAGAAGGCGCCGTTTCAATAGGTGTAATAGTCCATAGTGATTGTGTTATTGCAGGGCATGGGCCCGGTTTTATGACCGTATTTACATCAAAAGACGGATTAATCGAACCAGTAATTGATAAAAACGCTAATTTACTTAATTATTTATACCAGGATTAA
- a CDS encoding lipopolysaccharide biosynthesis protein RfbH → MSSVNTSKDLEVKTSILKLIKEWYDLKHDKINYPFIPGYSHIPVSGKVYDEEELMMLTESCLDFWLTTGRFSKQFETHLAKFLGIKYAILTNSGSSANLLAITALTSPLLGERALKEGDEVITVAAGFPTTINPIIQNNLVPVFVDIELGTYNIDASKLEEALSPKTKAIFIAHTLGNPFNLDKVVEFAHKNNLWLIEDCCDALGSKYGDKYAGTFSDIATLSFYPAHHITMGEGGALLTDNDLLKKSIISFRDWGRDCTCNSGQDNLCQKRFQWQLGDLPYGYDHKYIYSHVGYNLKATEMQAAVGVAQLRKLPYFINARKENFELLYQGLKIHEDKLILPGKTANSDPSWFGFLVSVREDVGFTRNDLVRYLEENKIGTRLLFAGNILRQPAYKNIKYRQVGSLENTDFVMNNTFWIGVYPGITREMIKYMTSKISEFIINTTN, encoded by the coding sequence ATGAGTTCAGTGAATACATCCAAAGATTTGGAAGTAAAAACCAGTATATTAAAATTAATAAAAGAATGGTATGACTTAAAACATGACAAAATAAACTACCCATTCATACCAGGATATTCACACATTCCTGTTTCAGGAAAAGTATATGATGAAGAAGAATTAATGATGTTAACAGAATCATGTCTTGATTTCTGGCTTACTACAGGCAGATTCTCCAAACAATTTGAAACGCATCTTGCAAAATTCCTCGGAATTAAATATGCAATACTCACAAATTCGGGGTCTTCAGCAAATCTGCTTGCCATAACAGCTTTAACATCTCCTCTGTTAGGAGAAAGAGCGTTAAAAGAGGGAGATGAAGTAATAACAGTTGCAGCAGGTTTTCCTACTACAATAAATCCAATTATTCAGAATAATCTTGTTCCTGTTTTTGTTGACATTGAACTTGGAACATACAATATAGACGCATCTAAACTGGAAGAAGCTTTAAGTCCAAAAACAAAAGCCATATTTATCGCCCATACACTTGGTAACCCTTTTAACTTGGATAAAGTGGTTGAATTTGCTCATAAAAATAATCTCTGGTTAATTGAAGATTGCTGTGACGCGTTAGGTTCAAAATATGGCGATAAATACGCAGGAACCTTCTCAGATATTGCAACTTTAAGCTTCTATCCTGCTCATCACATAACAATGGGAGAAGGTGGAGCTTTATTAACAGATAATGATTTATTAAAAAAATCCATAATATCGTTCAGAGATTGGGGTAGAGACTGTACCTGTAACTCAGGACAGGATAATCTCTGTCAAAAGAGATTCCAATGGCAACTTGGAGATTTACCATACGGATACGACCACAAATATATATATTCGCACGTTGGATATAACCTAAAGGCAACTGAAATGCAGGCTGCTGTTGGTGTAGCTCAGTTAAGAAAGTTACCTTACTTCATTAATGCAAGAAAAGAAAATTTTGAGCTGCTCTATCAAGGATTAAAAATACACGAAGATAAGTTAATTTTACCTGGAAAAACTGCAAATTCTGATCCAAGCTGGTTTGGATTCCTGGTTTCAGTAAGAGAAGATGTAGGCTTTACAAGAAATGATCTTGTCAGATATCTTGAAGAAAACAAAATTGGTACAAGATTGCTGTTTGCAGGAAACATTCTCAGACAACCAGCATACAAAAATATTAAATACAGACAAGTCGGCTCACTTGAAAACACTGATTTTGTAATGAATAATACTTTCTGGATAGGAGTTTATCCAGGCATTACAAGAGAAATGATCAAATATATGACAAGTAAAATTAGCGAGTTCATTATAAACACGACAAATTAA
- a CDS encoding LemA family protein codes for MKNKSLIALLLVIILLFFVVGSFFGTYNELQVLDESVNSNWAQVENQLQRRSDLIPNLVNTVKGYASHEKEIFTSVAESRSKLSGAMHKGSVQDITKANAQFTGALSRLLAVVENYPQLKADRSFLSLQDELAGTENRLAVARRDYNETVKTLNAKTRMIPTSIVANMIGIKARDYFQVEEVKKEIPQVKF; via the coding sequence ATGAAAAACAAGAGTTTAATTGCACTATTATTAGTAATCATACTGCTTTTCTTTGTAGTTGGCAGCTTTTTTGGCACGTATAATGAGTTGCAAGTTTTAGATGAATCAGTTAACTCAAACTGGGCACAAGTTGAAAACCAGCTTCAAAGAAGAAGTGACCTTATTCCAAACCTTGTAAACACAGTTAAAGGTTATGCAAGTCATGAAAAAGAAATTTTCACTTCAGTGGCAGAATCAAGATCAAAGTTATCAGGTGCTATGCATAAGGGTAGTGTTCAAGATATAACTAAAGCAAATGCTCAATTTACCGGAGCTTTATCAAGATTACTTGCTGTAGTTGAGAATTATCCTCAACTTAAAGCTGATAGATCATTCTTATCTCTTCAAGATGAACTCGCAGGAACAGAAAATCGTCTTGCTGTTGCAAGAAGAGATTACAATGAAACAGTAAAAACATTAAATGCAAAAACCAGAATGATTCCGACCAGCATAGTTGCAAATATGATAGGAATTAAAGCAAGAGATTATTTCCAGGTAGAAGAAGTTAAAAAAGAAATTCCACAAGTTAAGTTTTAA
- a CDS encoding dTDP-4-dehydrorhamnose 3,5-epimerase, translated as MHMLRSDDPGFEQFGEIYFSIVNPGVIKGWHIHTEMTLNYAVIEGNIKLVLYDERETSPTKGMIQEICLGPDNYKLVKIPPMIWNGFKGIGSKPAIIANCSTMAHNPNEIQRLDPFNNHIDYDWNLKHC; from the coding sequence ATGCATATGCTAAGGAGTGACGATCCTGGTTTTGAGCAATTTGGAGAAATTTATTTTTCTATTGTTAACCCGGGAGTCATAAAAGGCTGGCATATACATACTGAAATGACATTGAATTACGCTGTAATTGAGGGAAATATTAAACTGGTTCTTTACGATGAAAGAGAAACATCCCCGACAAAAGGCATGATACAAGAAATATGCCTTGGTCCGGATAATTATAAACTTGTTAAAATCCCACCAATGATATGGAATGGATTTAAAGGAATTGGATCAAAACCTGCTATTATAGCAAATTGTTCTACTATGGCACATAATCCTAATGAGATACAAAGATTAGATCCATTTAACAATCATATAGATTATGATTGGAACCTAAAACACTGTTAA
- a CDS encoding lipoyl synthase: MNENKKPSWIKVKALSEESYNKITSISHKYNLYTICQEALCPNINECWSAKTATFLLMGEICTRNCLFCSVKTGNPKGYLDNNEPYNIAKAVKDLDLKYVVLTSVDRDDLEDGGSQHFAKTISEIKKINGKALVEVLIPDFKGNIEPLKNIIQAKPDVIGHNLETVKKLTPMVRDKRASYELSMRILKSIKDISNNILTKSSLQVGLGETELEIKQALRDLKEHKVDIVTIGQYLRPTEKQIPVQDYINPEIFEEYEIYAKNLDFLYVISGPLVRSSYKAAESFMLSMMKN, encoded by the coding sequence ATGAACGAAAATAAAAAACCCAGCTGGATAAAAGTAAAAGCATTATCTGAAGAGTCTTATAACAAGATTACCTCCATTTCACATAAATATAATCTTTATACAATATGTCAGGAAGCACTTTGTCCTAATATCAACGAATGCTGGTCAGCAAAAACGGCAACTTTTCTTTTAATGGGGGAGATTTGCACTAGAAACTGCCTTTTTTGCTCAGTTAAGACTGGAAACCCTAAAGGATATTTAGATAACAATGAGCCTTATAATATTGCAAAAGCAGTTAAAGATTTAGATCTTAAATATGTTGTTTTAACCTCTGTTGATAGGGATGATCTTGAAGATGGAGGGTCACAGCATTTTGCTAAAACAATTAGTGAAATAAAAAAAATCAACGGTAAAGCATTGGTTGAAGTTTTAATTCCTGACTTCAAAGGAAACATAGAACCATTAAAGAATATAATTCAAGCTAAACCTGATGTCATAGGACATAATCTAGAAACTGTGAAAAAATTAACTCCTATGGTTAGAGATAAAAGAGCAAGCTATGAATTATCAATGCGAATACTTAAGTCAATTAAAGATATTAGCAATAATATACTTACAAAATCATCATTACAGGTTGGACTTGGAGAAACTGAATTAGAAATAAAACAAGCATTAAGAGACTTAAAAGAGCATAAAGTTGACATAGTAACTATAGGCCAATATTTACGCCCTACAGAAAAGCAAATTCCTGTTCAGGATTATATAAATCCAGAAATATTTGAAGAATATGAAATATATGCTAAAAATCTAGATTTCTTATATGTAATTTCTGGGCCATTGGTGAGAAGCTCATATAAAGCAGCAGAAAGCTTCATGCTCTCAATGATGAAAAACTAA
- a CDS encoding nicotinate-nucleotide diphosphorylase (carboxylating), translating into MTYLPPKFIIKKLVEQALQEDLGHGDITVDSIVKPSQKLRAAVNSRSEGIVCGIDILKMVFELLDPEIRVEVFLNDCDKVVPGQNIATIGGSARAILTGERTALNFIQRMSAIATLTNKFQEGILPYKAKITDTRKTTPNFRIFEKYSVKVGGGSPHRFGLYDAVMIKDNHIELAGSITQAVKLTRENIGHTTKIEVETENMDQVKEAIDNKVDIIMLDNMTIDQMTEAVNFINGRAITEASGTISLETVNQVASTGVNYISTSAMTARAGILDIGLDI; encoded by the coding sequence ATGACTTATCTTCCACCGAAATTTATAATTAAAAAACTTGTAGAACAGGCCTTACAAGAAGATTTAGGGCATGGAGATATTACCGTTGATTCCATAGTTAAACCTTCACAGAAGTTAAGAGCAGCTGTTAATTCAAGAAGTGAAGGTATTGTTTGCGGAATTGATATTCTAAAAATGGTTTTTGAATTGCTTGATCCTGAAATCAGGGTCGAGGTTTTTCTGAATGATTGTGATAAGGTTGTTCCTGGTCAGAATATAGCTACAATAGGAGGTAGCGCCAGGGCTATTCTTACAGGTGAAAGAACAGCTTTGAATTTTATTCAAAGAATGAGTGCAATTGCAACATTAACTAATAAATTTCAGGAAGGTATCCTTCCATATAAAGCAAAAATAACAGATACCAGAAAAACAACTCCAAACTTCAGGATTTTTGAGAAATATTCTGTAAAAGTAGGTGGAGGTTCTCCTCATAGATTTGGTTTATATGATGCTGTTATGATAAAAGATAATCATATAGAGCTGGCTGGTAGTATAACTCAGGCTGTAAAGCTAACCAGAGAAAATATAGGGCATACTACAAAGATTGAAGTTGAAACAGAAAATATGGATCAGGTCAAAGAAGCTATTGATAATAAGGTAGATATTATCATGCTCGATAATATGACTATTGATCAGATGACAGAAGCTGTTAACTTTATTAATGGAAGAGCTATAACGGAAGCTAGCGGGACTATTTCTTTAGAAACAGTTAATCAAGTTGCTTCAACGGGTGTAAATTATATATCTACAAGTGCAATGACAGCAAGAGCCGGTATTCTTGATATTGGGCTGGACATATAA